From the genome of Streptacidiphilus sp. PB12-B1b:
CGAGCCGCCGTAGCTGTTGGAGACGAACTTGGCGCCGAGCTTGACCGCCTCGTTGACGGCGGCGCCGAGGTTGGCGGTGCTCGCGGACTTGGCCTCGACCAGGATGATGTGCGCCTTGGGGGCGATCGCCGAGACCATGTCCAGGTCCAGCGAGATCTCCCCGGACCAGCCCTTGTTGTTCTTCGGCAGGGTGCTCGTCCCGGTCTGGCTGACCTGCTGGAAACAGCCGTCCCCGCTGGTACACGCGGGCAGTCCGTACTGGCTGCGGTAGACCGACATGTCGGCTCCCGCTTTGGGGTCGTTGTAGGCGTCCACGATGGCGACGGTCTCGCCGGCGCCGCCGTTGGCGGGCAGGTTGTAGGCGCTGAGCAGGTCGCTCGGGCCGAAGCCGGAGGGGGCAGCGCTGGGGGTCGTGCCTAAGGCGTTGACGTGCTCGGTGGTGTCGGTGACCCGCAGCGCGTCGCAGGCCATCTGGCCGACGGTGCGGGGCACGGCGCAGGAGCGCACCCAGGTGGCCGCGGCGGGGGCGGTCTGGGCGCTGGCGGGGGTGCTGGCCACCAGGGCGGTGGCCGCCAGCGCGGCCGAGCCCAGCAGCGGGAGCACGGTCCAGCGCCGGAGCTGGGAGGTGGGGGCGGTATGCATCTGTTCTGCCTCCTGGTATGGGGGTGGGCGGCAATGTGCGAGAAGGCTACTGACGAGTTCATGACCAAACAAGATGGACGACAGGGGAGATTCCCATATAGACCGGGATATATATGGTCAATGACCATGGAAACCCCGCCAATCGGCGGGGGTGCACCACCGATCGGCGGGGTTGCCGACGGACCGTCATGAACCCGTGCGGCGGCGGCGCCTGGGCCGGGAGCGCTTGGGCCGGGGCGTACGGGTGCCGCCCGCTGCGGCGGTCGGGCCCGTACTCGGGCCCAGCCCCTGGATGGAGAAGGTCTCCAGCCCGAAGTAGGGCGCCAGGGCCCGGCCGTAGCCGCTGGCGGCGGCATAGCCCTGGAGCCGGTCGTGGTCGACCGCGTCGTCGATGGACATCAGGATCGTCAACTGGCTCACCGCCATGTAGCGGTCGGCGATCCGGCCGTCGTCCGGCTGGACCGAGTCCAGGAAGCCGTACCGGGTGTACAGCGCGGGGTAGTCGGCGACCAGGCGGGAGATGTCGGCGTACGCCTGCTGCGGGATGACCGGCAGCGCCAGGAACGCGGCGTACGGGGCGACCGCCGCGGCCGAGACCGTGCCCTGGTCGCTGGCGAGGTCGGGCACGCCGTAGTTGGTGTACTTGATGGCCCCGCTCGGCGAGGTGGCCGGGGCCCAGCCCCACACCGGCGAGCCGGTGCCGTCGGCGTACGCGCCCTGCGCCAGCGCGGTGTTGCGGTCGTTCAGGCCCAGGCTGTTGGGCGCCATGGCCTGCTCCGGGAAGACCAGGTCGGGCGCGAGCGCCTGGTAGAGGCTGCCGTCGAAGGTCGGGACGAACTTGATCCCGTCGAAGACGTAGTGCCCCTCGTACACCGGGTAACTCCGGTGGTTCTGGGGGTCGTTGTAGACCACCGTCCGTCCCTGCGGGGTCTGCCGCTGCCGGTGCCCGGCCGGGGGCGTCCGGTTCATCCCCCACCACAGGGCGCCGGGGACCTTGCCGCTGCCGATGGCCGTGTACTCGGCGATCCGCGGGCCCGAGTAGGCGTTCTGGTAGGTGGATTTGGAGTAACTCCCGCCCACCTGGTAGCCGTTGTAGAGGACGTCGGCGGCGCGGTCGTACAGGAAGCCCCACTGCATGCCGCCGAGCAGCGCGCCGAACCGGGCCGAGAGGGCGGGGAAGGCGCCCTGGGCCACCAGCAGCCCCTGCGCCAGCCAGCCGTTGTCCACGGTCGAGACGTATCCGGCCGGGTCCTGCTCGCCCTGCGGGGTGGCGATCGCCGCGCCGTTCCGGGTGCTGTACCAACGGAACAGGAAGCCCTGGTACTTGGGCATCCGCTCGATCTGCGCCAGCACCGCCGCGGCGTCCGCCTCGGCCTGCGCCGGGGTGGCCAGGCCGAGATCCCGGGCGGCGACGATCGCCGACAGGTAGGTACCGATCAGTGCCGGATTGGTGTACTCCCGTGCGGCGGCCGGGGGTTGCAGGGCGGCGTCCGGCCCGGGCTGCCCGGCCAGCGGGACGCTGTCCAGCAGCAGGTGGGTCGCCGGATCCAGATCCGGGCCGGACAGGAAGCTCCAGGTGCGGGCCGCGACCTGGCGCAGGAAGGTGATCTGACTGGACGTCAACTCCGATGTCGGGTCGGTGGCCAGGGCGCCGCCCGCAGCCGGGGCCGTCCACGCGCCGACGCCACCGCCGCCGGCGGTCGCGGACGGCGGCGGCGCGGGCGAGCCGGCCGGGGAGCGGCCGGAGGAGAACGCCCCCTCCAGCGCGGCCGTCCCCAGCCCGGCCGCGACCAGGGCGGCGGCGGTGAGCAGGCCGATGACGCGGCGGGTGCGCGCGGTGGTGGTCACGGGCTCTCGGCCTCCGGCAGGTAGCGCGGCCGGAGCACCGGCCAGGTGATGTCGGCGTCCGGCGCGGTCCGCCGGACCGGGTGCAGCCAGGGCACGGACACCGGCCTGGTCTGCAGCAGCAGCAGCGCCTCGACGTTGGCCAGCCGCTTGATCATCATGAAGCCGAAGAACAGCGGCCACCACAGGAAGGTGCGCCACAGCCCGCGGTAGAACATGCTGCACATGACCAGCACCAGCATCGGCAGTTTGGCGATGAGGAAGAACGCCGCCAGGTGGAGCAGGTTGCGGCGCACGCCGGTGTCGAACACGGCCCCCTGGATGGCGAACAGGTAGGCGGCGAACTGCATCGGCTGGACCAGGCGGCGCGCGCCCTTGAAGAACTCGGCGAACCAGAACCGCGGCCCGGCCGAGCCGGAGGCGAACGGCACGAAGCGGGCGAAGTTGTAGATCGACCCCTGGCTCCAGCGGCGGCGTTGGAGCCGCAGCTGCGCGGCGTCCTCCGGGACGTCCTCGTAGGCCCAGATCCGGCGGTCGTAGACGGCCCGGTAGCCGAGCCGGGCCAGGCTGCAGGTGAAGTCGATGTCCTCGCCGAGCATGCCCTCGGGCCAGCCGCCGATCTCCAGCGCCGCCTCCCGGCGCACCGCCGTGTAGTTGCCGGGGACGCACGGCTGCGCGTCGACCACCGCGTAGGCGAGCCGGGGCAGTCCGAAGCCGGCCGCCAGCTCCATCGAGCGCATCCGGTCCACCCAGGTGGTGAACGGCTGCTTGACGAACATGAACGCCCCCACCAGCCCGATCCGCGAATCCGACTCGAACCACGGCACGGTGTACAGGAACGAGTCGGGGTGCACCTCGCAGTCGGTGTCGTGCCGGATGACGTAGTCGGAGGTGCAGTGGGTGAGCGCCAGGTTGAGCGCGGTGGCCTTGCCGACGTGCGATCCGGCGATGACCTCGCCGCGCACCGCCACCGCCCGGGCCATGGCCTCCTCGGCCAGCCGCCGGGTGGCGTCCTGCGAGCCGTCGTCGCACAGGATCAGGTGCACCGGGCCGCCGTAGACGGCCGCCGCCCGGTCGATGCACTCGACCCAGCGGACGATGTTGGTCTCCTCGTTGAAGGCCGGGCCGATGACGTCGATCGGCGGCCGCTCCGGCCCCGGCTGCGGCAGTTTCGCGCCGCCGCAGAGCCGCAGCACGCACAGCACCACGTAGATGCCGAACTTGAGGTACACCGGGACGGCGATCAGCACGAAGGTGTAGGCGACCGGGTCGTCGCCGGAGACGTGGACCAGGTAGTCCGCGCCCACGGCCACGAACACCGAGACCACCAGCAGCACGGTGGCCATGATCAGGGTGTCGAGGACGTCGCCGGTGCGCCGGATCGGCACCTGCGTCGGCCGGGGCAGCTTGTAGGTGGTCAGCGCCAGCCGCATGGCCAGCACATAGGCGATCAGGTAGTGCATCAGAATGCTGATCAGCGGGAACCGCCCGAGCGAGATCCCGCTCTCGACGCCGATGACGCTGAGCACGGTGTCGGCGGCGATCGCGGCCACGAAGGCCAGCGGGGCGTGCGCCACGATCATCAGCCGCCGCCCCCAGGTCGCATGCACGGAGACGGCCAGCGCGATGGTGAACGCCAGGAAGCTGAGCGGGATCACCGGCCGCAGGTGCGACACGTAGGCGTCCACGACGGCCGGTTCCGGCAGCACCTGGGTGGTGGACAGGGCCACCACCGAGCGGTACGCCTTGGACAGGTCGGGGGTGCGCAGCCCGGTCAGGGCGATGCTGCCCAGCACGGTCAGCCCGACGAACAGGGCCACCCGGGGCAGCGAGGGCGGGTGCGGCTTGGGCAGCACCACCACGTTGCCGACGCCCCGGTCGGAGTCGTCGAAGCGCCGCCGCAGCGCGTGCAGCACGATCCCGACCAGGACGGCCAGGTCGAGCACGAACATCAGCAGGCCAGGAAGCCGGAGCACTCAGTCCCTCCCGGGGCGGGTCGTGGTCGGGGCGGCCGGGTCGGCGGTGGCGGCCGGGTCAGGGGAAGACGACATTGGTGCTCATCCCGGTCATGGTCCCCTGCGGCCAGGAGGGGACGGCCAGCCGGACGGGGTACTGCACGCTGCCGTTCTGGTCCACCGGGATCGGGCTGATCTGCGACACCGTGGCGTCCACGGTCCGGCCCAGCGCGTTCACCGTGATCCGGGCCCGGCTGCCGTCGTGCAGCGACGCCACCTCGCTCTCGCTGACCTGGGCCAGCACGTACTTCTGCGCGGAGACCAGCCAGATCAGCGGCTGCTGCCCGGACGAGCCGGAGCTGGTGGCGCCGGTGCCGGCGGCCGGCGGGAACAGGCTGAACGCCGGACCGGAGGTCGCCTGCGCGCCGCTGGGGCCGGAGAAGCCGTGCACGCCGCCGGTGCCGTCGAGGTCGCCGACGATCCCGCCGACGTCGGCGACGACCCCGGCGATGGGCGACACCAGCGTCAGCGCGGCCAGGTTCTGCCGGTCCTGGTCCACGGTGGTCTGCGCGGCGGCCTCGTTGGCCTGGGCGGTGGACAGCTGGGCGGCGGAGGCCGGGGCGGTCGCCACCGCCTCCTGGTTGCGGGTGAGCGCCAGCGCCGCGCCCGCGCTGGACGCCGCATGTGCCGCGGTGTCCTGCAATTGCGCGGCGTCGGCCCGGGCGTTGGCCAGAGCGGCGGTGGCGCTGTCGACGCCCGCCGAGTCCTTCTGCAGCTGCGACTGCAGGGTCAGGCAGTACTGCTCGGGCGAACCGCTGGGCGTGGCTTGCGGGCTGCTCTGCGGCGTCGGCAGCAGCGGCGTCGGCTGAAGCGAGGACCGGCCGGATCCGCCGCCGACCGGGTCCGGTCCCGCGCCGCCGACCGGGCCGAAGCCCTGGTCGTGGCCGGGGGCGGCCTCCGGCGCGGTGCCGGGCACCGCCCGGGGCGCCTCGGCCCGGGCGGTGCACACCGACTTGTACTGCGCGGTGTCCGCCCGCAGCGCGGCCTGGGCGTTGTCCACGGTCTGCTGGGCCTGGCCGATCTGCGAGCTGCCCTGGGCGACGGCGTCCTGCGACGCCTGCTGCGCGCTGGACAGCTGCTGGTCGGCGGCGGCCACCTGCAGGTCGAGGTTCTGCTTCCCGGCGGCCGACAGGCTCGGCGACTCCAGGGACTTCACCACCGTCTGGTCGGCGGCCAGCACCGCCTCCGCGTCCTGCAGGCTGGCCTGCGCGTACCCCTGGTCCAGGGTGGCCAGCGGCTGGCCCTGGCGCACGGTCTGGCCGGTGCTGACCAGGATCCGGGTGACCCGGCCGGTCTGCGGGAAGTCCAGGCTCACCGAGCTCTGCGCCTCGACGGTCCCGGCGAAGCCGGTGGGGCCGCCGGTGACCTCGGTGAAGGTGTAGCGCGCCAGCACCACTCCGACCGCCAGCAGCGCCACCGCCACCAGCAGTTGCCGCAGCGAGGCGTGCGGCAGCCGGCGGCGCGGCTCCGGGGCGCGGCCCGCGGGATCGTCGTTGACGGCGGCGGCGGCGTTCATGCCGCGCACCCGGACGGGAACCTTGCTCGTCATCGCCTCTCAGCTTCCGTGTGGGTGTCGAGTGCGCCGACCATTCCGGCGGTCACGGTGGCCCCGTCCGCCTCGTCCACGAGGAGGAAGGAGCCGGTGTGGCGGTCGGCGCGGTAGTCGTCCAGCGGCAGCGGG
Proteins encoded in this window:
- a CDS encoding S53 family peptidase — encoded protein: MHTAPTSQLRRWTVLPLLGSAALAATALVASTPASAQTAPAAATWVRSCAVPRTVGQMACDALRVTDTTEHVNALGTTPSAAPSGFGPSDLLSAYNLPANGGAGETVAIVDAYNDPKAGADMSVYRSQYGLPACTSGDGCFQQVSQTGTSTLPKNNKGWSGEISLDLDMVSAIAPKAHIILVEAKSASTANLGAAVNEAVKLGAKFVSNSYGGSESSSDPTYDTKYYDHPGVAVTASSGDSGYGVEYPAASQYVTAVGGTSLKTASNTRGWTESVWSTSSTEGAGSGCSAYDAKPSWQTDSGCSKRTVADVSAVADPATGVAVYETYGASGWQVYGGTSVASPLIAAVFADAGTPTAAYPAADLYAHPSALNDVTKGKTATCSPTYLCEAGTGYDGPTGLGTPNGLTAFTG
- a CDS encoding glucoamylase family protein, with product MTTTARTRRVIGLLTAAALVAAGLGTAALEGAFSSGRSPAGSPAPPPSATAGGGGVGAWTAPAAGGALATDPTSELTSSQITFLRQVAARTWSFLSGPDLDPATHLLLDSVPLAGQPGPDAALQPPAAAREYTNPALIGTYLSAIVAARDLGLATPAQAEADAAAVLAQIERMPKYQGFLFRWYSTRNGAAIATPQGEQDPAGYVSTVDNGWLAQGLLVAQGAFPALSARFGALLGGMQWGFLYDRAADVLYNGYQVGGSYSKSTYQNAYSGPRIAEYTAIGSGKVPGALWWGMNRTPPAGHRQRQTPQGRTVVYNDPQNHRSYPVYEGHYVFDGIKFVPTFDGSLYQALAPDLVFPEQAMAPNSLGLNDRNTALAQGAYADGTGSPVWGWAPATSPSGAIKYTNYGVPDLASDQGTVSAAAVAPYAAFLALPVIPQQAYADISRLVADYPALYTRYGFLDSVQPDDGRIADRYMAVSQLTILMSIDDAVDHDRLQGYAAASGYGRALAPYFGLETFSIQGLGPSTGPTAAAGGTRTPRPKRSRPRRRRRTGS
- a CDS encoding glycosyltransferase family 2 protein → MLRLPGLLMFVLDLAVLVGIVLHALRRRFDDSDRGVGNVVVLPKPHPPSLPRVALFVGLTVLGSIALTGLRTPDLSKAYRSVVALSTTQVLPEPAVVDAYVSHLRPVIPLSFLAFTIALAVSVHATWGRRLMIVAHAPLAFVAAIAADTVLSVIGVESGISLGRFPLISILMHYLIAYVLAMRLALTTYKLPRPTQVPIRRTGDVLDTLIMATVLLVVSVFVAVGADYLVHVSGDDPVAYTFVLIAVPVYLKFGIYVVLCVLRLCGGAKLPQPGPERPPIDVIGPAFNEETNIVRWVECIDRAAAVYGGPVHLILCDDGSQDATRRLAEEAMARAVAVRGEVIAGSHVGKATALNLALTHCTSDYVIRHDTDCEVHPDSFLYTVPWFESDSRIGLVGAFMFVKQPFTTWVDRMRSMELAAGFGLPRLAYAVVDAQPCVPGNYTAVRREAALEIGGWPEGMLGEDIDFTCSLARLGYRAVYDRRIWAYEDVPEDAAQLRLQRRRWSQGSIYNFARFVPFASGSAGPRFWFAEFFKGARRLVQPMQFAAYLFAIQGAVFDTGVRRNLLHLAAFFLIAKLPMLVLVMCSMFYRGLWRTFLWWPLFFGFMMIKRLANVEALLLLQTRPVSVPWLHPVRRTAPDADITWPVLRPRYLPEAESP
- a CDS encoding HlyD family efflux transporter periplasmic adaptor subunit, which translates into the protein MTSKVPVRVRGMNAAAAVNDDPAGRAPEPRRRLPHASLRQLLVAVALLAVGVVLARYTFTEVTGGPTGFAGTVEAQSSVSLDFPQTGRVTRILVSTGQTVRQGQPLATLDQGYAQASLQDAEAVLAADQTVVKSLESPSLSAAGKQNLDLQVAAADQQLSSAQQASQDAVAQGSSQIGQAQQTVDNAQAALRADTAQYKSVCTARAEAPRAVPGTAPEAAPGHDQGFGPVGGAGPDPVGGGSGRSSLQPTPLLPTPQSSPQATPSGSPEQYCLTLQSQLQKDSAGVDSATAALANARADAAQLQDTAAHAASSAGAALALTRNQEAVATAPASAAQLSTAQANEAAAQTTVDQDRQNLAALTLVSPIAGVVADVGGIVGDLDGTGGVHGFSGPSGAQATSGPAFSLFPPAAGTGATSSGSSGQQPLIWLVSAQKYVLAQVSESEVASLHDGSRARITVNALGRTVDATVSQISPIPVDQNGSVQYPVRLAVPSWPQGTMTGMSTNVVFP